The Nitrospirales bacterium genome includes a window with the following:
- the ybgF gene encoding tol-pal system protein YbgF — protein sequence MTRCQRTYAAMLILICSLLSSGCVAQKADVVRIKRELDARITKLDKSKMDLQQAVEDANQALQEANGIIATQRAEIKGLLVARAEVMDQVTTIKDGDLLEVRGAIDQSEHHLQTVAKKMDSLGQEFMVSREGAQIREQQLHTLIEQLQQQIHQQNEVVMAQAKKLSEFQESFVDFRGVLDTVQQALVAQENKMATMNGHVESLSHDQRDNKEMAQANWEQVKQSVDSVVKAFEQVSHTLANRVDEHERTLAQITSVTAKASSVDSHAKSHSSSGAGRQASALQGLQESVASITPSPLASSQSSQASSSERDRLFERQTMSQDSFDQFDRSKLGTIQPSPLAQDSRLQEQAKASYKRNYEMLLAGNLNGAFQGFRQFLKVFPQSSLASNAQYWLGECYYGQRQYAQAIQEFERVVTHYPDSTKVPAALLKIGYSHLGLHDQKAARSMFRQLVRTYPKSRAATKAYARLTEVKPSRGDS from the coding sequence ATGACTCGTTGTCAACGTACTTATGCGGCCATGCTGATTCTTATCTGTTCATTATTGAGCAGTGGGTGCGTCGCACAGAAAGCTGATGTGGTTCGGATCAAGCGAGAGCTTGACGCACGAATCACGAAATTAGACAAGAGCAAAATGGACTTGCAACAAGCGGTCGAAGATGCGAATCAGGCTCTTCAAGAAGCGAACGGAATCATCGCCACTCAGCGCGCTGAAATCAAGGGGCTTCTCGTCGCTCGAGCCGAAGTCATGGATCAGGTGACAACCATTAAAGACGGAGATTTGCTGGAAGTCCGGGGCGCGATTGATCAAAGTGAACATCATTTGCAGACTGTTGCGAAAAAGATGGACTCCCTTGGCCAAGAGTTTATGGTCTCGCGTGAAGGTGCGCAGATTCGAGAACAGCAGCTCCACACACTCATTGAACAGTTGCAACAGCAAATACATCAACAAAATGAAGTCGTGATGGCCCAGGCGAAAAAGCTTTCAGAGTTTCAAGAGTCGTTCGTCGATTTCAGGGGCGTGCTTGACACGGTTCAACAAGCATTGGTCGCCCAAGAAAACAAGATGGCGACGATGAACGGACATGTTGAGAGCTTGTCCCACGATCAACGCGACAACAAAGAGATGGCGCAGGCGAATTGGGAGCAAGTCAAACAGAGTGTGGATAGTGTCGTGAAGGCCTTCGAGCAAGTCAGTCACACATTGGCGAATCGAGTTGATGAACATGAACGAACCTTAGCCCAGATCACTTCAGTCACTGCGAAGGCCAGCAGTGTCGATTCGCACGCGAAGAGCCATTCGTCGTCAGGTGCAGGCAGGCAGGCATCGGCTCTTCAAGGACTCCAGGAATCCGTCGCGTCTATTACGCCTTCACCGCTGGCTTCCAGCCAATCTAGTCAAGCTTCTTCTTCGGAACGCGATCGACTTTTTGAAAGACAGACGATGTCGCAAGATTCTTTTGATCAGTTCGATCGCTCCAAGCTTGGAACGATACAACCATCTCCACTCGCCCAGGATTCAAGGTTACAGGAACAAGCTAAAGCTTCCTATAAACGGAATTATGAAATGTTACTGGCAGGGAATCTGAACGGCGCATTCCAAGGATTTCGGCAATTTCTCAAGGTTTTTCCCCAATCCTCGTTGGCATCTAACGCACAGTATTGGCTCGGAGAATGTTATTATGGACAGCGTCAGTATGCTCAGGCGATTCAAGAATTTGAACGTGTGGTGACGCATTACCCTGACAGCACTAAAGTGCCTGCAGCATTGTTGAAAATCGGCTATTCTCATCTTGGGCTCCATGATCAGAAGGCTGCACGATCGATGTTCCGCCAGCTTGTACGTACCTATCCGAAGAGTCGAGCCGCAACCAAGGCCTATGCCCGTCTGACGGAAGTCAAGCCGTCCAGAGGCGATTCCTGA
- a CDS encoding LTA synthase family protein, with product MILYPVIFAIWVVLGAYAPHLQVGEVQFDDISRALVLVPACTLLTWGVLGYLSKNWSLSALFVWVNLILLFTYKAQHEFLLEHVPEWMGSAANFVVGLAWIAVCGVVYRVKDGVEHATKFLNIASGCLLAIPLFTIFAHSSEVSLSLVDPAAAEPESSMRTEQNYEDNQSRSLPNIIYIILDGYGRDDVLRESYGFDNSGFLSDLMEKGFYIARNSRANYAQTTLSLASTLNYQYLDPVAQEWGVETRNRKPLRQLIQHNRLVNVLKKHGYSTIAFSSGISFTELRESDSYLVPANALNEWESFFLLQTPVPAFMKTALDYSLYDIHKARLQYVFENLPKAPVTSGPRFVFAHIVAPHPPFVLGRQDSYWQQANTFSFRDGSEYRYHYDVTSAEYRKRYIEQVKAINQMMRMALSQLLADAERPTVIVLQSDHGPGAELDWEDPNNTSFKERLSILNAYHIPDGEDIGLYPSISPVNTFRLILNHYFDESLPLLQDESYFSTMDRPYEFLWVTDQVRTE from the coding sequence ATGATTCTGTATCCGGTGATCTTTGCAATCTGGGTGGTCCTGGGAGCCTATGCGCCCCATCTACAGGTTGGTGAAGTTCAGTTTGACGATATTTCACGAGCGTTGGTCTTGGTTCCTGCCTGTACCCTTCTGACCTGGGGAGTATTGGGATATCTTTCCAAAAACTGGAGCCTCAGCGCGTTATTCGTATGGGTCAACCTGATACTCCTCTTTACCTATAAAGCTCAACATGAATTCTTGTTAGAACATGTTCCGGAATGGATGGGATCTGCTGCCAATTTTGTGGTCGGCCTAGCATGGATTGCCGTGTGTGGGGTCGTGTATCGGGTGAAAGATGGCGTAGAACACGCCACAAAGTTTCTCAATATAGCCAGTGGATGTTTGTTGGCTATACCGCTTTTCACAATCTTTGCGCATTCTTCGGAAGTTTCACTTTCCTTGGTCGACCCCGCAGCAGCAGAGCCAGAATCATCGATGAGGACTGAGCAAAATTATGAAGATAATCAAAGTCGTTCTTTGCCGAATATCATCTATATCATTCTGGATGGCTATGGTCGCGATGATGTCCTGAGAGAGTCTTATGGGTTTGACAATTCAGGGTTTTTGTCAGACCTGATGGAAAAGGGATTCTATATCGCGAGAAACAGTCGAGCGAATTATGCGCAAACGACTCTTTCTCTGGCGTCGACTCTCAATTACCAGTATTTGGACCCTGTCGCACAGGAATGGGGAGTCGAGACCCGCAACCGAAAGCCGTTACGTCAGCTCATACAGCACAACCGTCTTGTCAATGTGTTAAAAAAACACGGGTACTCCACAATAGCATTTTCATCTGGAATTTCATTCACAGAATTACGAGAGTCTGATTCCTATCTGGTTCCAGCCAATGCCCTCAATGAATGGGAAAGTTTTTTCTTGTTACAAACTCCGGTTCCTGCCTTCATGAAGACGGCGCTGGATTATTCTCTGTATGACATACATAAGGCCCGATTACAGTACGTGTTCGAGAACCTTCCCAAGGCTCCCGTGACCTCTGGGCCACGGTTTGTCTTTGCGCATATCGTCGCGCCGCATCCGCCATTTGTGTTGGGCCGTCAAGATTCGTATTGGCAACAGGCCAATACATTCTCATTCAGGGATGGCAGCGAGTATCGATATCATTATGATGTGACCAGCGCAGAGTACCGGAAACGCTACATTGAACAGGTCAAGGCGATTAATCAAATGATGAGGATGGCCTTGAGCCAACTGCTTGCCGATGCCGAACGTCCTACGGTCATTGTGTTGCAGTCGGATCATGGGCCTGGAGCCGAACTTGATTGGGAAGATCCGAACAACACGTCTTTCAAGGAACGCTTGTCAATCCTGAATGCCTACCATATCCCTGATGGCGAGGATATCGGACTGTACCCCAGCATCAGTCCTGTGAATACATTTCGTCTCATTTTGAATCATTACTTCGACGAATCATTGCCGTTACTCCAGGATGAAAGTTATTTCTCGACAATGGATCGTCCGTACGAATTTCTCTGGGTAACGGATCAGGTCAGAACCGAATAG